A region of Haliotis asinina isolate JCU_RB_2024 chromosome 9, JCU_Hal_asi_v2, whole genome shotgun sequence DNA encodes the following proteins:
- the LOC137296879 gene encoding thyrotropin-releasing hormone receptor-like yields the protein MSLGAILEYHGDANFTQEFQFPLYGNNGTDHLVEIAHAISLYLIPTICFLGIVGNVCSFFVFTLSTFRFLPCSLYLAALAVSDTGFLAALFMAWLTSLMPWVAMAPGLCLTMVYITYVCSFLSAWYVVLMMVERFVVVCHPLKAPRYVTKRRSRMAVGFVTAFALILYLHSFLSTYVNVTVYGPSCSAREQYMKFNAIFTYIDSLVTFVVPFTAIVVLNIRIILTVRNFRLKHHPLHMYCMHQSEPGVLTQAQVRSTKMLVLVSSIFVVLYLPSHAIRMYLLVRVLVRNDHWMYDHTTVLAQQICQFPYFINFAVDFLVYSITSKNFRKNGVKLFRRLCDDD from the coding sequence ATGTCTCTTGGAGCTATCCTTGAATACCATGGGGATGCAAACTTCACCCAGGAATTCCAGTTTCCTTTGTATGGCAACAACGGAACGGACCATCTCGTAGAGATAGCACATGCTATCAGTTTATATCTTATCCCAACGATTTGCTTCCTTGGAATCGTCGGCAATGTGTGCTCCTTCTTTGTCTTCACGTTATCAACGTTTCGGTTCCTTCCCTGTTCCCTCTACCTTGCTGCTCTAGCTGTCTCAGACACGGGATTCCTGGCAGCTCTGTTCATGGCCTGGCTTACAAGTCTCATGCCTTGGGTCGCTATGGCACCAGGCCTCTGTCTCACAATGGTGTACATAACATATGTGTGCAGTTTCTTATCCGCCTGGTATGTCGTGCTTATGATGGTGGAACGGTTCGTCGTCGTCTGCCACCCCCTAAAAGCACCTAGATATGTTACAAAGAGGAGGTCGAGAATGGCCGTGGGGTTTGTCACCGCCTTCGCTCTGATTCTTTACCTGCACAGCTTCCTTTCCACGTACGTCAATGTAACAGTGTATGGACCGTCTTGTTCAGCGAGAGAACAGTATATGAAATTCAACGCCATATTTACCTACATAGACTCTCTAGTAACATTTGTGGTGCCTTTCACAGCAATAGTTGTCCTCAACATTAGGATCATCCTTACAGTACGGAACTTCCGTCTTAAACACCACCCATTACACATGTACTGCATGCATCAGTCAGAACCAGGGGTTCTGACACAGGCTCAGGTACGTTCAACGAAGATGCTTGTGCTCGTGTCCAGTATATTCGTTGTCCTCTATCTTCCCAGCCACGCCATCAGAATGTACCTGCTGGTCAGAGTGTTGGTCAGGAACGACCACTGGATGTATGACCACACGACCGTCCTCGCGCAGCAGATCTGTCAGTTTCCGTACTTCATTAACTTCGCCGTTGATTTCCTTGTCTACAGTATCACAAGTAAGAACTTCAGAAAGAATGGCGTCAAACTCTTCAGAAGACTGTGTGATGACGACTGA